One Epidermidibacterium keratini DNA segment encodes these proteins:
- the cobN gene encoding cobaltochelatase subunit CobN produces MPRIAVLSTSDTDLLSARACDADYAYLNPTRADDATVRETVAGADLIVGRFLGSPQIFERELNVMRETGKPLVVLGGEQLPDAALMGESSVPVGVAADAHVYFAEGGPWNLEQAHRFLSDTVLLTGEGFEPPRRQPSWGVLDRPAADSSAPRVGILFYRAQYVAGNTDYVEKLADAIDAAGGVGVPIFTASLRDAPEDLLEHLASYDALITTVLAAGGTKPGTASAGEDDGAWDVRALAALDIPMLQGLCLTWSRDSWAESDDGLTPLDVATQVAVPEFDGRLVTVPFSFKETDADGLPYYAADPERSARVAGIAVAHARLRHIPPAERKIAIVLSAYPTKHSRIGNAVGLDTPVSVIRLLRAMRDAGYDVGPADGPDALAGLAPLDPVEGEEPDTTAGNALIHALIDAGGQDEEWLTSGQLAGNPVRIKASEYRSWLQQLDPELVADVTDAWGEAPGSLFVDTSSDPDGEIVVASLQAGNVIVIVQPPRGFGENPIAIYHDPDLAPSHHYLATYRWLEHGFGAHAIVHMGKHGNGEWLPGKSVGLSASCAVDAVFGNMPVIYPFLINDPGEGSQAKRRAHATIIDHLIPPMARAESYGDISRLEQLLDEYGNVSAMDPAKAPALRAEIWTLIQSAKMDHDLGLSERPDEDEFDEFVMHVDGWLCEIKDVQIRDGLHVLGEAPSGDSRIDLVLAILRANQVWGGQVQAVPGLRVALGLKETASDAASVDAAEKTARELVAALDARGWDPAAVGDVVADVLGEANDDVAASLRFAATEVVPRLAATSGELDAVLHALDGGYTPAGPSGSPLRGLVNVLPTGRNFYTVDPKAIPSRLAYDTGATMAESLVERYKEETGDFPRNVGISVWGTSAMRTSGDDIAEVLALMGVRPKWDEMSRRVVGLEAVPLEELGRPRIDVTVRISGFFRDAFPHVIAMLDDAVQLVVELEEPESMNFVKAHAAADLAEHGDQRRATTRVFGSKPGTYGAGLLPLIESGNWRDDKDLAEVYSVWGGYAYGRDMDGAPAREDMEANYRRIAVAAKNTDTREHDIADSDDYFQYHGGMIATVRALTGNAPRAYVGDSTIPDAVRTRTLTEETARVFRARVVNPRWIAAMRRHGYKGAFELAATVDYLFGYDATAGVVTDWMYEQLATTYALDEENQAFLRHANPWALRGMIERLTEATERGLWEEPDPEVMQQLQELYLDIEGDLEDDAS; encoded by the coding sequence GTGCCACGCATCGCCGTCCTGTCGACATCTGACACCGACCTGCTCTCGGCCCGCGCCTGCGACGCCGACTACGCCTATCTCAACCCGACACGCGCCGACGATGCCACCGTGCGCGAGACCGTCGCCGGCGCAGACCTGATCGTCGGACGGTTCCTCGGCTCGCCGCAGATCTTCGAGCGCGAGCTGAACGTGATGCGCGAGACCGGCAAGCCGCTCGTCGTCCTTGGCGGCGAGCAACTGCCCGACGCGGCCCTGATGGGCGAGTCGAGCGTGCCGGTCGGGGTCGCGGCCGACGCGCACGTCTACTTCGCCGAGGGCGGCCCGTGGAACCTCGAACAGGCCCACCGGTTCCTCAGCGACACCGTGCTGCTCACCGGCGAAGGTTTCGAGCCGCCGCGTCGGCAGCCATCCTGGGGCGTCCTCGACCGCCCTGCCGCCGACTCCAGCGCGCCGCGCGTCGGGATTCTCTTCTACCGAGCCCAGTACGTCGCCGGAAACACCGACTATGTCGAGAAACTTGCCGATGCGATCGACGCGGCGGGCGGTGTCGGCGTACCCATCTTCACCGCCTCGCTGCGGGATGCGCCCGAGGATCTGCTTGAACACCTGGCGTCGTACGACGCGCTGATCACCACGGTGCTCGCTGCCGGTGGCACGAAGCCGGGCACGGCGTCGGCGGGCGAGGACGACGGCGCGTGGGATGTGCGCGCGCTCGCCGCGCTCGACATTCCGATGCTGCAGGGGCTGTGTCTGACCTGGAGCCGCGACTCGTGGGCCGAGTCCGACGACGGCCTGACGCCGCTCGACGTCGCGACCCAGGTCGCCGTACCGGAGTTCGACGGCCGGTTGGTCACCGTCCCATTCTCCTTCAAAGAGACCGACGCCGACGGACTTCCCTACTATGCCGCCGATCCTGAGCGCAGCGCTCGCGTTGCGGGAATCGCGGTCGCGCACGCTCGGCTGCGGCACATTCCGCCGGCCGAGCGCAAGATCGCGATCGTGCTCTCGGCGTACCCGACGAAGCACTCACGCATCGGCAACGCCGTCGGGCTCGACACCCCGGTATCGGTGATCCGGCTGCTACGGGCGATGCGCGATGCCGGGTACGACGTGGGCCCCGCGGACGGTCCAGACGCGCTCGCCGGTCTCGCGCCGCTCGATCCGGTCGAGGGTGAGGAGCCGGACACGACCGCGGGCAACGCGCTGATCCACGCGCTCATCGATGCCGGCGGTCAGGACGAGGAATGGCTCACCAGCGGTCAGCTGGCCGGAAACCCCGTGCGTATCAAGGCATCTGAGTATCGTTCCTGGCTGCAGCAGCTCGATCCGGAGCTGGTCGCCGACGTCACCGACGCGTGGGGCGAGGCACCCGGGTCGCTCTTTGTCGACACCTCGTCCGATCCCGACGGCGAGATCGTGGTCGCGAGCCTGCAGGCCGGCAACGTCATCGTCATCGTGCAGCCGCCGCGCGGCTTCGGCGAGAACCCGATCGCGATCTACCACGACCCCGACCTCGCGCCGTCGCACCACTACCTCGCGACCTATCGCTGGCTGGAGCACGGCTTCGGCGCCCACGCCATCGTGCACATGGGCAAGCACGGCAACGGCGAGTGGCTGCCAGGCAAGTCGGTCGGACTCTCGGCGAGCTGTGCAGTCGACGCCGTCTTCGGAAATATGCCAGTCATATATCCATTCCTGATCAACGATCCCGGCGAAGGCTCGCAGGCCAAGCGGCGAGCGCACGCCACGATCATCGACCACCTCATCCCACCGATGGCGCGCGCTGAGTCGTACGGCGACATCTCCCGCCTGGAGCAGCTGCTGGACGAGTACGGCAACGTCTCGGCGATGGACCCGGCCAAGGCACCGGCGCTACGCGCCGAGATCTGGACACTGATCCAGTCGGCCAAGATGGACCACGACCTCGGGCTCTCCGAGCGACCCGACGAAGACGAGTTCGACGAGTTCGTCATGCACGTCGACGGCTGGCTATGCGAGATCAAGGACGTGCAGATCCGCGACGGCCTGCACGTGCTCGGCGAGGCCCCGAGCGGTGACTCGCGAATCGATCTCGTGCTGGCGATCCTGCGCGCCAACCAGGTGTGGGGCGGGCAGGTCCAGGCAGTTCCCGGCCTGCGAGTTGCCCTGGGGCTTAAGGAAACTGCGTCAGACGCAGCCTCGGTGGACGCCGCTGAGAAGACGGCCCGAGAGCTCGTCGCAGCGTTGGATGCCCGGGGCTGGGACCCGGCGGCGGTCGGCGACGTGGTGGCCGACGTACTCGGCGAAGCCAACGACGACGTCGCTGCGTCGCTGCGGTTTGCCGCGACCGAGGTCGTCCCGCGGCTCGCGGCGACCAGCGGCGAACTTGATGCCGTCCTGCACGCCCTCGACGGCGGCTACACCCCCGCGGGACCGTCGGGCTCCCCGCTGCGCGGGCTGGTCAACGTGCTGCCGACCGGGCGCAACTTCTACACCGTCGACCCGAAGGCGATCCCATCACGGCTCGCCTACGACACCGGCGCCACCATGGCCGAGTCGCTGGTCGAGCGCTACAAGGAGGAGACCGGCGACTTCCCCCGCAATGTGGGGATCTCGGTGTGGGGTACGTCGGCAATGCGCACCTCCGGCGACGACATCGCAGAGGTGCTCGCGCTCATGGGTGTGCGTCCGAAGTGGGACGAGATGTCGCGGCGCGTTGTGGGCCTTGAGGCGGTGCCACTCGAGGAGCTCGGGCGGCCGCGGATCGACGTGACGGTGAGGATCTCCGGCTTCTTCCGCGATGCTTTCCCGCACGTGATCGCAATGCTGGACGACGCGGTGCAGCTGGTCGTCGAGCTCGAGGAGCCCGAGTCGATGAACTTCGTGAAGGCACACGCGGCCGCGGACCTCGCCGAACACGGCGATCAGCGACGCGCGACGACGCGTGTGTTTGGCTCGAAGCCGGGCACCTACGGCGCTGGGTTGCTGCCACTCATCGAGAGCGGAAACTGGCGTGACGACAAGGATCTCGCCGAGGTCTACTCGGTCTGGGGCGGCTACGCCTACGGCCGAGACATGGACGGCGCGCCCGCACGCGAGGACATGGAGGCCAACTACCGCCGCATCGCGGTAGCGGCCAAGAACACCGACACGCGCGAGCACGACATCGCCGACAGCGACGACTACTTCCAGTACCACGGCGGCATGATCGCCACCGTGCGCGCGCTGACCGGCAATGCTCCGCGGGCGTACGTCGGTGACTCGACGATCCCCGACGCGGTCCGCACTCGCACGCTCACCGAAGAGACTGCGCGCGTCTTCCGGGCACGCGTGGTCAACCCGCGGTGGATCGCGGCGATGCGCCGGCACGGTTACAAGGGCGCGTTCGAGCTCGCCGCGACGGTGGACTACCTCTTCGGGTACGACGCCACGGCCGGCGTGGTGACCGACTGGATGTATGAGCAGCTCGCGACGACGTACGCCCTCGACGAGGAAAACCAGGCGTTCTTGCGCCATGCCAACCCGTGGGCGCTGCGCGGGATGATCGAGCGGCTCACCGAGGCGACCGAGCGCGGACTGTGGGAAGAGCCCGATCCCGAGGTCATGCAGCAGCTGCAGGAGCTCTACCTCGACATCGAAGGCGACCTCGAGGACGACGCCAGCTAG
- a CDS encoding MFS transporter, with translation MTQPPDFPQTAEATAPPLALHRDANFRRFWFGEAISQFGIEVGVLALPVIAVTLLDATESQVGYLNAAAFAAFLFVGLPAGAWVDRWNKRSTMIRANALRFAATLAVPALWFAGVLAMWQLYVLAALIGIGRVFFDVCYQSYIPFLVRPSQVSDANSKLESTAQIARMGGPALGGLLLKFISAPVLMIIDAVGYLASILALRGVNDDEQPHDRAQQTRLVADIREGLAFVAQHRIIRAITMCTGISNFFGTMLMTLVSIYVLRLLDFSPAVLGFIVGAGAVGGLLGAVSARHIGEYVGEGRTIPLAALLIAPAMALVPTASYLPERWMQIGLLVVSEALFGFGVIVYNVIQVSMRQRACPKRLLGRMNASIRFFVWGVMPLGALAGGWLGEAIGVVATLWIAVAGQALAALPVIASPLRSMREFPDPPAD, from the coding sequence GTGACGCAGCCGCCAGACTTCCCGCAGACAGCAGAGGCGACTGCGCCGCCGCTGGCACTGCATCGCGATGCCAACTTCCGCCGGTTCTGGTTTGGCGAGGCCATCTCGCAGTTCGGCATCGAGGTCGGCGTACTCGCCCTCCCCGTCATCGCCGTCACGCTGCTCGATGCGACCGAGTCGCAGGTCGGCTATCTCAACGCGGCCGCGTTTGCGGCGTTCCTGTTCGTCGGATTGCCGGCCGGGGCGTGGGTCGACCGATGGAACAAGCGAAGCACGATGATCCGCGCCAATGCGCTGCGGTTTGCCGCGACGCTCGCCGTCCCCGCGCTCTGGTTTGCCGGAGTGCTCGCCATGTGGCAGCTCTATGTGCTCGCTGCGCTGATCGGTATCGGGCGCGTCTTCTTCGACGTCTGTTACCAGTCCTACATCCCGTTCCTGGTTCGTCCCTCGCAGGTATCGGACGCGAACTCCAAGCTTGAGTCGACCGCCCAGATCGCCCGCATGGGCGGCCCGGCCCTCGGCGGGCTGCTCCTGAAGTTCATCAGCGCACCGGTGCTGATGATCATCGACGCCGTCGGCTATCTCGCCTCGATCCTCGCGCTGCGCGGCGTTAACGACGACGAACAGCCCCACGATCGCGCGCAGCAGACCCGGCTGGTCGCTGACATCAGGGAAGGTCTCGCGTTCGTCGCGCAGCATCGGATCATCCGCGCGATCACCATGTGCACCGGAATCTCGAACTTCTTCGGCACGATGCTGATGACCCTCGTGTCGATCTATGTGCTGCGGTTGCTCGACTTCAGCCCCGCGGTGTTGGGATTCATCGTCGGCGCCGGCGCGGTGGGCGGGTTGCTCGGCGCGGTCTCGGCTCGCCACATCGGCGAGTACGTCGGCGAAGGGCGCACGATCCCGCTCGCCGCGCTGCTGATCGCTCCGGCGATGGCACTCGTCCCGACCGCGTCCTACCTCCCAGAACGATGGATGCAGATCGGCCTGCTCGTCGTCTCCGAAGCGCTGTTTGGGTTCGGCGTGATCGTCTACAACGTCATCCAGGTCAGCATGCGCCAGCGCGCCTGCCCCAAACGCCTGCTGGGCCGGATGAACGCCTCGATCAGGTTCTTCGTGTGGGGCGTCATGCCGCTTGGCGCGCTGGCCGGCGGGTGGCTGGGCGAGGCGATCGGCGTCGTCGCGACGCTCTGGATCGCCGTCGCGGGTCAGGCGCTCGCCGCCCTACCGGTGATCGCCTCACCGCTGCGCTCGATGCGCGAGTTCCCCGACCCGCCGGCCGACTAG
- a CDS encoding acetyl-CoA C-acetyltransferase produces MRRAAVVSPVRTAVGTFGGSLRDVKVEDLAATVVKEVMKRTDVDPELIEDVVFAQSYANGETPCIGRWAAMHAGLPTETPGMQLDRRCGGGLMSIATAAMMVESGAADVVLAGGVESMSNVEHYTTGARWGKRAGGMMLHDRLDRGRERSQPTWRYGEISGMIETADILAAQQGITREASDEYAVQSHQRAAAAWEAGRFDDETVSVEVPQRKGDPVIFDRDEGIRPEASTESLGKLRVLRKDGVVTAGNASQQNDAAAACLIVAEDKLDELGLTPMGTLVGWTAVGCEPATMGWGPVPAVAKLFKKTGMSFDDLDLVELNEAFAAQVLAVLKGWGWDDQSKLNVNGGGISLGHPIAATGVRIMTTLLHEMQRREARYGLETMCIGSGQGMAAIFERA; encoded by the coding sequence ATGCGCCGCGCAGCAGTAGTCAGTCCCGTCCGCACCGCCGTAGGAACCTTTGGCGGTTCCCTGCGCGACGTCAAGGTGGAGGACCTCGCCGCGACCGTCGTCAAGGAGGTCATGAAGCGCACCGACGTCGATCCCGAGCTGATCGAAGACGTCGTCTTCGCGCAGTCCTACGCCAACGGCGAGACGCCGTGCATCGGACGGTGGGCCGCGATGCATGCCGGGCTGCCGACCGAGACCCCGGGCATGCAGCTGGATCGTCGCTGTGGCGGAGGCCTGATGTCGATCGCGACCGCGGCGATGATGGTCGAGTCCGGTGCTGCCGACGTCGTACTCGCCGGTGGTGTCGAGAGCATGTCCAACGTCGAGCACTACACGACCGGTGCTCGCTGGGGGAAGCGGGCCGGCGGCATGATGCTGCACGACCGCCTCGACCGGGGCCGCGAGCGCTCGCAGCCGACGTGGCGCTATGGCGAGATCAGCGGAATGATCGAGACCGCAGACATTCTTGCCGCCCAGCAGGGCATCACCCGCGAGGCTTCCGACGAGTACGCCGTCCAATCGCACCAGCGTGCTGCGGCCGCGTGGGAGGCGGGCCGGTTTGACGACGAGACAGTGAGCGTCGAGGTGCCGCAGCGCAAAGGCGACCCGGTGATCTTCGACCGCGACGAGGGCATCCGGCCCGAGGCGTCGACCGAGTCGCTGGGCAAGCTGCGGGTGCTGCGTAAGGACGGCGTCGTCACCGCCGGCAACGCATCTCAGCAGAACGACGCTGCGGCCGCATGCTTGATCGTCGCCGAAGACAAGCTCGACGAGCTCGGTCTCACCCCGATGGGCACGCTGGTGGGCTGGACCGCCGTGGGATGCGAGCCCGCGACCATGGGCTGGGGCCCGGTGCCGGCCGTCGCCAAGCTCTTCAAGAAGACCGGCATGTCCTTCGACGACCTGGATCTGGTCGAGCTCAACGAGGCATTTGCTGCGCAGGTGCTCGCCGTACTCAAGGGCTGGGGCTGGGACGACCAGAGCAAGCTCAACGTCAACGGCGGCGGCATCTCACTCGGCCACCCGATCGCGGCGACTGGCGTACGCATCATGACCACGCTGCTGCACGAGATGCAGCGCCGTGAGGCTCGCTATGGTCTCGAGACGATGTGCATCGGCTCGGGCCAGGGCATGGCCGCGATCTTCGAGCGCGCCTAA